In Lagenorhynchus albirostris chromosome 14, mLagAlb1.1, whole genome shotgun sequence, one DNA window encodes the following:
- the CCDC157 gene encoding coiled-coil domain-containing protein 157 isoform X1, whose translation MAAAERVVAERGEADALPGPPLLRDVNSRPSLSIDAVAVAAVGEPGCVLPGIPGAAGAPRGSFMSRPDTVAEAATPETGATRMAHLLGSQACMDSLRRDLTDLQGTIVDVFSRAGPVHFPSWKFPDRMACDLDMVALLEHYDHVPGDPEFTQLSHAVLLELVIDRLLLLLQSCASYLENLSVEQTVPPARASRPCMSVGLTVRRFWNSLLRLVMLIRQVAPQKRANQGETPTSKPTAKGEPARSPEFVTAKLIKPTSPMPGLPQTCQELDRLPVSISLQCPARTAENTRSVHSQTMETALVPCDACTSVQGSLQEVGKMVISLCQSQNLPSSLGQFQHLVQDSMGLRPLPATTMGHWAAEQSKDLARLSKHMGALTQLVGPLRAQLEEAKGQKDRLRKQVGELEQALQQEQGAQRRQADEAEQRLAQWERDRRQLLAETSDLKTKVSTLEGELKQQRESTRAVETKAQELQEEAEHRAEAERQVQQLEEQVQLLVGRLDGASQQIRWASTELDKEKVRVDSMVRHQESLQAKQRALLQQLDTLDQEREELRGSLAEAEAQRVHVEKQLQHVQSEREQGQCQLRAQQELLQSLQREKQGLEQATADLQLTISERERELVELRERERLLVAFPDLHRPVEAQIQSSGNVTDDMERQVQANDIRIRVLQEENRRLRSMLSKIREVAQQGALKLIPQDQLWAPPSKGIHRAAPPAQAQRASPGPLGRQHSPGSRTASAGRTPPGQPQASPPQQPCSRPSKSSLEDVTHSTTCAQNPIRALARLRRRLSPSRGQASPAYQPQERPT comes from the exons GAGCCACAAGGATGGCACACCTGCTGGGCAGCCAGGCCTGCATGGACAGCCTGCGCAGGGACCTCACCGACCTTCAGGGCACCATCGTGGACGTGTTCTCGCGTGCCGGGCCCGTGCACTTCCCCTCCTGGAAGTTCCCTGACCGCATGGCCTGTGACCTGGACATGGTGGCTCTGCTAGAGCACTACGACCACGTGCCAGGTGACCCCGAGTTCACGCAGCTGTCCCACGCTGTGCTGCTGGAGCTGGTCATCGACAG gctcctgctgctgcttcagAGCTGCGCGAGCTACTTGGAGAACCTCAGCGTGGAGCAGACGGTGCCCCCCGCCAGGGCTTCCAGGCCCTGCATGTCCGTGGGGCTCACAGTGCGGCGCTTCTGGAACAGCCTGCTGAGGCTGGTCATGCTCATTCGGCAGGTGGCCCCCCAG AAAAGGGCAAACCAAGGGGAGACCCCCACCTCCAAGCCCACAGCCAAGGGCGAGCCAGCCAGGAGCCCTGAATTTGTGACCGCCAAGCTCATCAAGCCCACCTCACCAATGCCAGGCTTGCCCCAGACCTGCCAAGAGCTGGACAGACTCCCTGTCAGCATTTCCCTGCAGTGTCCAGCCAGAACGGCCGAAAACACCAGGAGTGTCCACTCCCAGACCATGGAGACAGCCCTGGTGCCCTGTGATGCATGCACCAGCGTCCAGGGCAGCCTGCAGGAGGTGGGCAAGATGGTCATCAGCCTGTGTCAGAGCCAGAACTTGCCCTCATCCTTAGGCCAGTTCCAGCATCTGGTGCAGGACAGCATGGGGCTCAGGCCGCTGCCGGCCACCACCATGGGCCACTGGGCGGCCGAGCAGAGCAAAGACCTGGCACGCCTCAGCAAGCACATGGGGGCCCTCACTCAGCTCGTGGGGCCCCTCAGGGCCCAGCTGGAGGAGGCTAAGGGGCAGAAGGACAGACTGAGGAAGCAAGTGGGTGAGCTGGAGCAGGCCCTGCAGCAGGAGCAGGGGGCACAGCGGCGGCAGGCGGACGAGGCCGAGCAGCGCCTGGCCCAGTGGGAGCGCGACAGGCGGCAGCTGCTCGCAG AAACAAGTGACCTCAAGACAAAGGTGTCCACCCTGGAGGGGGAGCTGAAGCAGCAGCGGGAGTCTACGCGGGCCGTGG AGACGAAGGCCCAGGAGCTGCAAGAGGAGGCTGAGCACAGGGCGGAGGCTGAGAGGCAGGTGCAGCAGCTGGAAGAGCAGGTGCAGCTGCTGGTAGGGCGGCTGGACGGAGCCAGCCAGCAGATCCGCTGGGCCAGCACAGAGCTGGACAAGGAGAAGGTCCGTGTCGATAGCATGGTCCGCCACCAGGAG TCCCTGCAGGCCAAACAGCGAGCCCTGCTACAGCAGCTGGACACCCTGGACCAGGAGCGTGAGGAGCTGAGGGGCAGTTTGGCTGAGGCCGAGGCCCAGCGGGTCCACGTGGAGAAGCAACTGCAGCACGTGCAGAGCGAGAGGGAGCAGGGGCAGTGCCAGCTCCGGGCCCAGCAG gagcTGCTGCAGAGCCTGCAGCGAGAGAAGCAAGGCCTGGAGCAGGCAACAGCGGATCTGCAGCTGACCATCTCAGAGCGAGAACGTGAGCTCGTGGAGTTGAGGGAGCGGGAGAGGCTGCTGGTGGCCTTTCCAGACCTGCACAGGCCTGTGGAAGCCCAGATCCAAA GCTCTGGCAACGTCACGGACGACATGGAGAGGCAGGTGCAGGCCAACGACATCCGTATCCGGGTCCTACAGGAGGAGAACAGGCGGCTGCGATCCATGCTGTCTAAGATCCGGGAGGTGGCCCAGCAGGGGGCCCTCAAG CTGATCCCACAGGACCAGCTCTGGGCCCCTCCCAGCAAGGGAATCCACAGAGCAgcgcccccagcccaggcccagagAGCATCTCCAGG GCCCCTGGGCAGGCAGCACTCACCTGGCAGCAGGACAGCCAGTGCGGGCAGGACCCCACCGGGCCAGCCCCAGGCCTCCCCGCCTCAGCAGCCCTGCAGTCGACCCAGCAAGTCCTCCCTAGAGGATGTGACCCACTCGACCACCTGTGCCCAGAACCCCATCCGGGCCTTGGCCAGGCTGAGAAGGAGACTGTCACCAAGCCGGGGCCAGGCCAGCCCTGCATACCAGCCCCAGGAGCGGCCCACGTAG
- the CCDC157 gene encoding coiled-coil domain-containing protein 157 isoform X2, with translation MAAAERVVAERGEADALPGPPLLRDVNSRPSLSIDAVAVAAVGEPGCVLPGIPGAAGAPRGSFMSRPDTVAEAATPETGATRMAHLLGSQACMDSLRRDLTDLQGTIVDVFSRAGPVHFPSWKFPDRMACDLDMVALLEHYDHVPGDPEFTQLSHAVLLELVIDRLLLLLQSCASYLENLSVEQTVPPARASRPCMSVGLTVRRFWNSLLRLVMLIRQVAPQKRANQGETPTSKPTAKGEPARSPEFVTAKLIKPTSPMPGLPQTCQELDRLPVSISLQCPARTAENTRSVHSQTMETALVPCDACTSVQGSLQEVGKMVISLCQSQNLPSSLGQFQHLVQDSMGLRPLPATTMGHWAAEQSKDLARLSKHMGALTQLVGPLRAQLEEAKGQKDRLRKQVGELEQALQQEQGAQRRQADEAEQRLAQWERDRRQLLAETSDLKTKVSTLEGELKQQRESTRAVETKAQELQEEAEHRAEAERQVQQLEEQVQLLVGRLDGASQQIRWASTELDKEKVRVDSMVRHQESLQAKQRALLQQLDTLDQEREELRGSLAEAEAQRVHVEKQLQHVQSEREQGQCQLRAQQELLQSLQREKQGLEQATADLQLTISERERELVELRERERLLVAFPDLHRPVEAQIQSSGNVTDDMERQVQANDIRIRVLQEENRRLRSMLSKIREVAQQGALKAPGQAALTWQQDSQCGQDPTGPAPGLPASAALQSTQQVLPRGCDPLDHLCPEPHPGLGQAEKETVTKPGPGQPCIPAPGAAHVACSGVGLEGGKLATHPM, from the exons GAGCCACAAGGATGGCACACCTGCTGGGCAGCCAGGCCTGCATGGACAGCCTGCGCAGGGACCTCACCGACCTTCAGGGCACCATCGTGGACGTGTTCTCGCGTGCCGGGCCCGTGCACTTCCCCTCCTGGAAGTTCCCTGACCGCATGGCCTGTGACCTGGACATGGTGGCTCTGCTAGAGCACTACGACCACGTGCCAGGTGACCCCGAGTTCACGCAGCTGTCCCACGCTGTGCTGCTGGAGCTGGTCATCGACAG gctcctgctgctgcttcagAGCTGCGCGAGCTACTTGGAGAACCTCAGCGTGGAGCAGACGGTGCCCCCCGCCAGGGCTTCCAGGCCCTGCATGTCCGTGGGGCTCACAGTGCGGCGCTTCTGGAACAGCCTGCTGAGGCTGGTCATGCTCATTCGGCAGGTGGCCCCCCAG AAAAGGGCAAACCAAGGGGAGACCCCCACCTCCAAGCCCACAGCCAAGGGCGAGCCAGCCAGGAGCCCTGAATTTGTGACCGCCAAGCTCATCAAGCCCACCTCACCAATGCCAGGCTTGCCCCAGACCTGCCAAGAGCTGGACAGACTCCCTGTCAGCATTTCCCTGCAGTGTCCAGCCAGAACGGCCGAAAACACCAGGAGTGTCCACTCCCAGACCATGGAGACAGCCCTGGTGCCCTGTGATGCATGCACCAGCGTCCAGGGCAGCCTGCAGGAGGTGGGCAAGATGGTCATCAGCCTGTGTCAGAGCCAGAACTTGCCCTCATCCTTAGGCCAGTTCCAGCATCTGGTGCAGGACAGCATGGGGCTCAGGCCGCTGCCGGCCACCACCATGGGCCACTGGGCGGCCGAGCAGAGCAAAGACCTGGCACGCCTCAGCAAGCACATGGGGGCCCTCACTCAGCTCGTGGGGCCCCTCAGGGCCCAGCTGGAGGAGGCTAAGGGGCAGAAGGACAGACTGAGGAAGCAAGTGGGTGAGCTGGAGCAGGCCCTGCAGCAGGAGCAGGGGGCACAGCGGCGGCAGGCGGACGAGGCCGAGCAGCGCCTGGCCCAGTGGGAGCGCGACAGGCGGCAGCTGCTCGCAG AAACAAGTGACCTCAAGACAAAGGTGTCCACCCTGGAGGGGGAGCTGAAGCAGCAGCGGGAGTCTACGCGGGCCGTGG AGACGAAGGCCCAGGAGCTGCAAGAGGAGGCTGAGCACAGGGCGGAGGCTGAGAGGCAGGTGCAGCAGCTGGAAGAGCAGGTGCAGCTGCTGGTAGGGCGGCTGGACGGAGCCAGCCAGCAGATCCGCTGGGCCAGCACAGAGCTGGACAAGGAGAAGGTCCGTGTCGATAGCATGGTCCGCCACCAGGAG TCCCTGCAGGCCAAACAGCGAGCCCTGCTACAGCAGCTGGACACCCTGGACCAGGAGCGTGAGGAGCTGAGGGGCAGTTTGGCTGAGGCCGAGGCCCAGCGGGTCCACGTGGAGAAGCAACTGCAGCACGTGCAGAGCGAGAGGGAGCAGGGGCAGTGCCAGCTCCGGGCCCAGCAG gagcTGCTGCAGAGCCTGCAGCGAGAGAAGCAAGGCCTGGAGCAGGCAACAGCGGATCTGCAGCTGACCATCTCAGAGCGAGAACGTGAGCTCGTGGAGTTGAGGGAGCGGGAGAGGCTGCTGGTGGCCTTTCCAGACCTGCACAGGCCTGTGGAAGCCCAGATCCAAA GCTCTGGCAACGTCACGGACGACATGGAGAGGCAGGTGCAGGCCAACGACATCCGTATCCGGGTCCTACAGGAGGAGAACAGGCGGCTGCGATCCATGCTGTCTAAGATCCGGGAGGTGGCCCAGCAGGGGGCCCTCAAG GCCCCTGGGCAGGCAGCACTCACCTGGCAGCAGGACAGCCAGTGCGGGCAGGACCCCACCGGGCCAGCCCCAGGCCTCCCCGCCTCAGCAGCCCTGCAGTCGACCCAGCAAGTCCTCCCTAGAGGATGTGACCCACTCGACCACCTGTGCCCAGAACCCCATCCGGGCCTTGGCCAGGCTGAGAAGGAGACTGTCACCAAGCCGGGGCCAGGCCAGCCCTGCATACCAGCCCCAGGAGCGGCCCACGTAGCCTGcagtggggtggggctggagggcgGGAAGCTGGCAACCCACCCCATGTAA